A genome region from bacterium SCSIO 12844 includes the following:
- a CDS encoding DNA-binding protein, with product MARPGLTFEEVQEAAEKLIQQGENPTIMRIRETLGGKGSPNTISKYLKEWKMKTQGKSTTIESSQEIEATPTKPTETIETETMTQTPHQPKATFRIDTSTDKNIQMLVAHAQEFSQEILASMSNEWDNILNEKDTNIKIRRLHAALIKEQSRREAAEQIARETKTYSAMIKDQVNQRIHDVKESLEEQITFLKNQIKSLKKEAEENLLYYREKLDNANKALENKLK from the coding sequence ATGGCACGTCCCGGTCTGACTTTTGAAGAAGTTCAAGAAGCCGCAGAAAAATTAATACAACAAGGTGAAAACCCAACAATTATGCGTATTCGTGAAACATTAGGTGGTAAAGGTAGCCCGAATACAATCAGCAAGTATCTAAAAGAGTGGAAAATGAAAACACAAGGTAAATCTACCACTATAGAATCAAGTCAAGAAATAGAAGCTACGCCAACTAAACCAACAGAAACGATAGAGACTGAGACGATGACACAAACACCTCACCAACCAAAAGCAACCTTTAGAATTGATACTTCAACAGATAAAAATATTCAAATGCTTGTTGCTCATGCCCAAGAATTTAGCCAAGAGATTTTAGCTTCAATGTCAAATGAGTGGGATAATATCTTAAATGAAAAAGATACTAATATTAAAATTAGACGCTTGCATGCAGCTTTAATCAAAGAACAATCAAGAAGAGAAGCAGCTGAGCAAATTGCACGAGAGACAAAAACCTACTCAGCAATGATCAAAGATCAAGTTAACCAAAGAATTCATGATGTTAAAGAATCACTAGAAGAGCAAATTACCTTTTTGAAAAATCAAATCAAATCATTGAAAAAAGAAGCTGAAGAGAATTTACTTTACTACCGTGAAAAATTAGATAACGCAAATAAAGCATTAGAGAATAAATTAAAATAA
- a CDS encoding agmatine deiminase family protein → MVLSNAYTAELIVLAAPVSNDDYYHDVEENIIDFQINYAKKIIANGDDVLILSDRKNYSRYHASLDSKHILLYPMDDIWMRDFTIVNPLHPVMFRYTAEGQGSGIEGQAQADEVQDNFLALAKKAKLSFTKTDLLNDGGNFVSDEIGNAVISRKFLRDNHLSEKEARKELKSLMGLKNIAFIEADEQVGLEHADGIVSFVENNVLVINAYPEDKAYSKELKSDLQNALPGVEIHEIMTPYDGSDIYDSRFGSACGLYTNMLVTKDHIYLPQFGIAEDAIALKQVQALTSKKVIPVLSSQVCKMGGGVRCMSLQLNGENASKLLVYSGKVNKESR, encoded by the coding sequence ATGGTTTTATCAAACGCTTATACTGCTGAATTAATCGTTTTAGCAGCACCTGTTAGTAACGATGACTATTATCATGATGTTGAAGAAAATATTATTGATTTTCAAATAAATTATGCAAAAAAAATTATCGCTAATGGTGATGATGTCTTAATTTTAAGTGATCGTAAAAATTATTCACGTTATCATGCATCGCTTGATTCAAAACATATTTTACTTTATCCAATGGATGATATTTGGATGCGTGATTTTACGATTGTTAATCCATTACATCCAGTCATGTTTCGTTATACTGCTGAAGGTCAGGGCAGTGGTATAGAAGGACAAGCCCAAGCAGATGAAGTACAAGATAATTTTCTAGCATTAGCAAAAAAAGCAAAGTTATCTTTTACTAAAACAGATTTATTAAATGATGGTGGCAATTTTGTCAGTGATGAAATAGGTAATGCGGTAATAAGTAGAAAATTCTTAAGAGATAATCATTTATCAGAAAAAGAAGCCAGAAAAGAGCTTAAAAGCTTAATGGGGTTAAAAAATATAGCCTTTATAGAAGCTGATGAACAAGTGGGGCTTGAACATGCCGATGGTATTGTAAGCTTTGTTGAGAATAATGTATTGGTTATTAATGCCTACCCAGAGGATAAAGCCTATTCGAAAGAATTAAAATCAGATTTACAAAACGCTTTGCCAGGAGTCGAAATTCATGAAATTATGACACCTTATGATGGTAGTGATATTTATGATAGTCGCTTTGGTTCTGCTTGTGGCTTATATACCAATATGCTAGTTACTAAGGATCATATTTATTTACCTCAGTTTGGTATTGCAGAAGATGCCATTGCACTAAAACAGGTTCAAGCGTTAACTTCTAAAAAAGTAATTCCTGTTTTATCATCACAGGTTTGTAAAATGGGGGGTGGTGTACGCTGTATGTCATTACAATTAAATGGTGAGAATGCTAGTAAGTTATTGGTGTATAGTGGGAAGGTTAATAAAGAAAGTAGATAA
- a CDS encoding metal-dependent hydrolase — translation MANFNTHLSSSVCLSSIASICFYNIDMFSLHQAINLAMIGIFSGFIADIDSDDDYASELIFTLFGFICAIFIVLNFTLQQYSILLNLIIFIVIYASFRYGLTHLIPRFTQRRGVFHSIPFAFVLGFATTLIAVHMIKVSIEIAWFAGLYVFFNYLLHLILDEIYAVDLANNSYRSGYFSSIKFISLKPWWPYLICYVLIAIMIYFLPSFNSLIKGPLALSNFEAIWYHLV, via the coding sequence ATGGCTAATTTTAATACCCACCTAAGTTCAAGTGTTTGTCTATCTTCAATCGCTTCTATTTGTTTTTATAATATTGATATGTTTTCGCTTCATCAAGCGATTAATCTTGCTATGATTGGCATTTTTTCAGGTTTTATTGCCGATATTGACTCTGATGATGACTATGCCAGTGAATTAATTTTTACATTGTTTGGATTTATTTGTGCCATTTTTATAGTATTAAATTTTACACTTCAGCAATATTCTATATTACTTAATCTAATTATTTTTATCGTTATTTACGCTAGCTTCCGTTATGGATTAACTCATCTAATACCGAGATTTACACAACGTAGAGGTGTGTTTCATTCGATTCCATTTGCTTTCGTTTTAGGCTTTGCAACGACATTGATTGCTGTTCATATGATTAAGGTAAGTATTGAAATTGCCTGGTTTGCCGGCCTATATGTTTTCTTTAATTATCTACTACATTTAATTTTAGATGAAATTTATGCCGTTGACTTAGCCAATAACAGTTATCGATCAGGTTATTTTTCATCCATTAAATTCATTAGTTTAAAGCCCTGGTGGCCTTATCTTATCTGCTATGTTTTAATTGCGATTATGATTTATTTTCTACCAAGCTTTAATTCTCTTATTAAAGGACCATTAGCATTGTCTAATTTTGAAGCTATCTGGTATCATTTAGTTTAA
- the rlmB gene encoding 23S rRNA (guanosine(2251)-2'-O)-methyltransferase RlmB: MKSVIYGIHAAKSRLKSAPESVEQVLIQSGKQDSTKLSELLDIIKARNLHYSFVERQQLDLRSEGGIHQGIVMLCQPCDNLLDEVQALDLIQKDEKPLVLILDSITDPHNLGACLRTAEAAKVTCVVMPKDKSAPINATVSKVASGAAEVIPVSYVTNLARFIDQLKAMGVWVMGLAGEAEDTLYTHDCTIPLAIVMGSEGKGLRQLTRKKCDYLIKLPMAGQVESLNVSVATGVTLYEIYRQRLSVG, encoded by the coding sequence ATGAAATCAGTTATTTATGGCATTCATGCAGCGAAAAGTCGCTTAAAATCGGCTCCGGAATCAGTAGAACAAGTATTAATCCAATCAGGTAAGCAAGACAGTACAAAGCTATCGGAATTATTAGATATCATAAAGGCGAGAAATCTACATTACTCATTTGTTGAGCGCCAACAGTTAGATTTACGTAGTGAAGGTGGCATTCATCAAGGGATTGTTATGCTCTGTCAGCCTTGTGATAATTTATTAGATGAAGTACAAGCACTCGATTTAATTCAAAAAGATGAGAAGCCTTTAGTACTGATATTAGATAGTATCACTGATCCGCATAATTTAGGTGCATGTTTAAGGACTGCAGAAGCGGCAAAAGTAACTTGCGTTGTCATGCCGAAAGATAAATCAGCACCGATTAATGCAACGGTTAGTAAAGTAGCTTCAGGCGCAGCTGAAGTGATTCCTGTTAGTTATGTAACAAACCTAGCTCGCTTTATTGATCAATTAAAGGCAATGGGGGTTTGGGTTATGGGCTTAGCAGGTGAAGCAGAAGATACGCTTTATACACATGATTGTACGATACCATTAGCGATCGTGATGGGTTCAGAAGGTAAGGGATTACGCCAATTAACACGTAAAAAATGTGATTACTTAATTAAACTGCCAATGGCAGGTCAAGTCGAAAGTTTAAATGTATCAGTTGCTACAGGTGTGACACTTTATGAGATTTATCGCCAGCGTCTAAGTGTAGGTTAA
- the nhaA gene encoding Na+/H+ antiporter NhaA — protein MQAYKTSNGISRLKKLLKVKDVFESFTRSQVAGAVILFICAILAMIWANTQYQASYFDMQKAIAGISIGTFSLKKTISHWINDGLMAFFFLLVGLEVKREIVAGELKTLSKALLPIVAAIGGMVVPALIYVWINYGHETLVGWAIPMTTDLAFVLGVMALLGSRIPKPMFIFVSAAAVVDDILAVIIIAIFYTQTLAWGYLGLAFAMMIILFILNRANVRHIWPYLLVGAVLWYALLYGGVHATIAGVLVALAVPAKDIYNPEEVQKVLEHLTCKFNGLREKTGEAFVESSHAILNALEKAVTYYETPLEKLEHKLHVPVMYYIVPIFILTNAGVALGGIDYAELLSSPLTLGVGLGLVLGKSLGIFFIVSLCVFLKIAKLPEGMKLIYFLPLSILLGIGFTMSIFVAELSFGQNAQLMVEAKMGILGASVICAIVGFLLLWLCFPKHKTRAVAA, from the coding sequence ATGCAGGCATACAAAACAAGTAACGGTATATCTAGGCTTAAAAAGTTATTAAAAGTTAAAGATGTATTTGAGTCATTTACTCGAAGCCAAGTTGCTGGTGCTGTGATTTTATTTATTTGCGCAATTTTGGCAATGATTTGGGCAAATACACAGTATCAAGCAAGTTATTTTGATATGCAAAAAGCAATTGCAGGTATTAGTATCGGTACATTCTCATTGAAAAAAACAATTAGTCATTGGATTAACGATGGCTTAATGGCATTTTTCTTTTTACTTGTTGGCTTAGAAGTAAAACGTGAAATCGTTGCCGGAGAGTTAAAAACATTGTCAAAAGCACTATTGCCTATTGTTGCTGCCATTGGTGGTATGGTTGTGCCAGCTTTGATTTATGTTTGGATTAATTATGGTCATGAAACCTTGGTTGGCTGGGCGATTCCTATGACGACAGATCTAGCATTTGTTTTAGGTGTAATGGCGCTATTAGGTTCACGAATACCAAAACCTATGTTTATTTTTGTCTCTGCTGCTGCAGTTGTTGATGATATTTTAGCTGTGATCATTATCGCTATATTTTATACGCAAACATTAGCTTGGGGTTATTTAGGGCTAGCATTTGCCATGATGATTATTTTGTTTATTTTAAATCGTGCTAATGTTCGACATATCTGGCCTTATCTATTAGTTGGTGCAGTATTATGGTATGCCTTATTATATGGTGGTGTTCATGCAACGATTGCAGGTGTTTTAGTTGCCTTAGCAGTACCAGCTAAAGATATTTATAACCCCGAAGAAGTACAAAAGGTCTTAGAGCATTTAACTTGTAAATTTAATGGCTTAAGGGAAAAAACAGGTGAGGCTTTTGTTGAAAGCTCACATGCAATTTTAAATGCCTTAGAAAAAGCTGTAACTTATTATGAAACACCATTAGAAAAGCTTGAACATAAGCTACATGTACCTGTAATGTATTATATTGTACCTATATTTATATTAACCAATGCGGGTGTTGCGCTCGGTGGTATCGATTATGCTGAGCTTTTAAGTTCACCATTAACCTTAGGTGTTGGTTTAGGCTTAGTTTTAGGTAAGTCATTGGGGATATTTTTTATAGTCAGTTTATGTGTATTTTTAAAAATTGCTAAGTTACCTGAAGGTATGAAATTAATATACTTTCTTCCTTTGAGTATTCTTTTGGGTATTGGTTTTACCATGTCAATTTTTGTTGCTGAATTAAGCTTTGGTCAAAATGCACAGTTGATGGTTGAAGCTAAAATGGGAATTCTTGGTGCGTCAGTGATTTGTGCCATAGTAGGATTTTTGTTATTATGGCTATGCTTTCCAAAACATAAAACAAGAGCAGTTGCAGCATAA
- a CDS encoding FAD-dependent oxidoreductase has translation MPTKKVDLCIIGAGAGGLSVAAVASQLGVNTVLIENHKMGGDCLNYGCVPSKALLAAAKKVYSMKHATKLGVHTTGIEVNWQEVKAHIKATIKTIEPHDSKERFEGLGVDVIFGNPTFIDDKTVTVNQDEIKTKYFVIATGSSASIAPIEGIDTVDYLINETIFDIDHLPEHLITIGAGPIGCELSQAFKLLGSEVTLIDMGLLLPKDDHELTDIIRQQLISDGIRLYEKTNIISVKEDDNKEIIVTIDKDNQKKEIKGSHLLMATGRKANVEKLKLEQANIEYSKKGIPVDKRLRTNKKHIYAIGDVTGGLQFTHMAGFHAGIVIQNMLFKLPKKHLTNATPWVTYTEPELAHVGPLFSELQKQNPDINIMSLSLSNNDRAQAEKETNGKIKVAVDKKGHILAASIVSPCAGEMIYPWIMAVNENMKLSRITSIIAPYPSWGDISKRIAGNYYTPLLFSNKMKKLVRFLLKF, from the coding sequence ATGCCAACAAAGAAAGTTGATTTATGTATCATTGGTGCTGGTGCTGGTGGATTAAGTGTTGCAGCTGTCGCATCCCAACTTGGTGTTAATACAGTTTTAATTGAAAATCATAAAATGGGTGGTGATTGCCTTAACTATGGCTGCGTCCCATCCAAAGCACTATTAGCTGCAGCTAAAAAAGTTTACTCAATGAAACATGCAACTAAGCTTGGCGTGCATACAACAGGTATTGAAGTCAATTGGCAAGAAGTTAAAGCACACATTAAAGCTACCATTAAAACCATTGAGCCACATGACTCTAAAGAACGCTTCGAAGGTTTAGGTGTTGATGTAATATTTGGTAATCCAACCTTTATAGATGACAAAACCGTGACAGTTAATCAAGATGAAATCAAAACAAAATATTTTGTTATTGCCACAGGTTCCTCAGCAAGTATTGCACCTATTGAAGGCATCGATACTGTTGATTATTTAATTAATGAAACTATTTTTGATATTGATCACTTACCAGAGCATTTAATTACCATTGGCGCAGGCCCCATCGGTTGTGAATTATCGCAGGCGTTTAAACTATTAGGCAGTGAAGTAACCCTTATTGATATGGGTCTACTACTACCTAAAGATGATCATGAATTAACTGATATCATTCGCCAGCAGTTAATTAGTGATGGTATTAGACTATATGAAAAAACTAATATTATCTCTGTTAAAGAAGATGATAATAAAGAGATCATTGTCACCATTGATAAAGATAATCAAAAGAAAGAAATTAAAGGTAGTCATTTATTAATGGCAACTGGTCGAAAGGCGAATGTTGAAAAGCTTAAGCTTGAACAAGCAAATATTGAATACTCTAAAAAAGGCATTCCAGTTGATAAACGACTAAGAACAAATAAAAAACATATCTATGCAATTGGTGATGTGACAGGTGGATTACAGTTTACCCATATGGCAGGCTTTCATGCAGGTATTGTTATTCAAAATATGTTATTTAAATTACCTAAAAAGCATCTAACGAATGCAACGCCTTGGGTAACCTATACAGAACCAGAACTTGCGCATGTTGGCCCATTATTTTCAGAGCTTCAAAAACAAAACCCAGATATTAATATTATGTCACTTTCATTAAGCAATAATGATCGAGCACAAGCAGAAAAAGAAACCAATGGCAAAATTAAAGTTGCCGTTGATAAAAAAGGCCATATATTAGCAGCATCAATTGTCTCCCCTTGTGCTGGGGAAATGATTTATCCATGGATTATGGCTGTTAATGAAAATATGAAACTAAGTAGAATCACAAGTATAATTGCCCCTTATCCAAGCTGGGGTGATATTTCTAAACGCATTGCAGGAAACTACTATACGCCTTTATTATTCTCAAATAAAATGAAGAAATTAGTGCGTTTTCTTTTAAAATTTTAA
- a CDS encoding DUF615 domain-containing protein, protein MKENNSIDEEIKSKTQVKKELLEITKVGEQLIAQSTTVLSRLPLNNEIKNAILDAKKMKKIALKRQIGYIGKLLRNSNFDEINAAWQIIQAENQLGNQRFKQIEAVRDKLINDQTKQALEAFFNQYPLADRQLIRQLVKRARIEINENKESKKAYRELFQAIKNVIEKETSE, encoded by the coding sequence ATGAAAGAAAATAACTCTATTGATGAAGAAATTAAAAGCAAAACACAAGTTAAGAAAGAATTACTTGAAATTACAAAAGTAGGTGAACAACTGATTGCTCAATCAACTACAGTTCTCAGTCGCCTACCCTTAAATAATGAAATTAAAAATGCCATTTTGGATGCGAAAAAGATGAAAAAAATCGCACTAAAAAGACAAATTGGCTATATTGGAAAATTACTCAGAAATAGTAATTTTGATGAAATTAATGCCGCTTGGCAAATTATTCAAGCAGAAAACCAACTAGGTAATCAACGATTTAAACAAATTGAAGCCGTCAGAGACAAGCTAATTAATGATCAAACAAAACAAGCACTTGAAGCTTTTTTTAATCAATATCCATTAGCAGATCGACAATTAATCCGTCAATTAGTCAAACGTGCTAGAATCGAAATTAATGAAAATAAAGAATCTAAAAAAGCTTACCGTGAGCTATTTCAGGCAATTAAAAATGTTATCGAAAAAGAAACTTCAGAATGA
- a CDS encoding helix-turn-helix domain-containing protein, with translation MEDKLFNRLVESMQQMTEIIDGERSPSREFIVDAMKVKEIRNKTGLSQAKFSKLIDVKLATLRNWEQGRREPTGPAKALLKAISNDPKHVLTALSK, from the coding sequence ATGGAAGATAAACTTTTTAATCGATTGGTTGAAAGTATGCAACAAATGACTGAAATTATTGATGGCGAACGTTCACCATCTCGTGAATTTATAGTTGATGCAATGAAGGTTAAAGAAATACGCAATAAAACTGGGTTATCTCAGGCAAAATTTTCAAAACTTATTGATGTTAAATTAGCAACATTAAGAAATTGGGAACAAGGCCGTAGAGAACCCACTGGGCCTGCTAAAGCCCTACTCAAAGCAATATCCAATGACCCTAAACACGTTTTAACTGCATTATCAAAATAA
- a CDS encoding serine hydroxymethyltransferase: MFSKPKESLAMYDRELYEAIELEKRRQEEHIELIASENYASKNVMEAQGSVLTNKYAEGYARKRYYGGCEYVDVAEELAVERAKELFGADYVNVQPHSGSQANQAAMLALISPGDTILGMGLPHGGHLTHGSKVNFSGKLFNAIQYGLDLETGDIDYKEVERLAKEHQPKLIIAGFSAFSGVADWQKFREIADSVGAYLMVDMAHVAGLIAAGLYPNPVPVADVVTTTTHKTLRGPRGGLILAKSNPEIEKKLNSVVFPGTQGGPLMHVIAAKAVAFKEALSPEFKDYQQQVMHNAKKMVEVLKSRGYQVVSGGTENHLCLIDLTDKGITGKEAEAALGRANITVNKNTVPNEQRSPFVTSGLRVGTPAITTRGFKEDEVELMTNWMCDILDNLENEDKLMEVKQNVLTLCEKFPVYH; this comes from the coding sequence ATGTTTTCTAAACCAAAGGAGTCACTTGCAATGTATGATCGTGAATTATATGAAGCTATTGAATTGGAAAAGCGCCGTCAAGAAGAGCATATTGAGTTAATTGCATCAGAAAATTATGCATCAAAAAATGTTATGGAAGCACAAGGTTCTGTTTTAACGAATAAATATGCAGAAGGTTATGCAAGAAAGCGTTACTATGGTGGTTGTGAGTATGTTGATGTAGCTGAAGAGTTAGCAGTTGAACGTGCAAAAGAACTTTTTGGTGCAGATTATGTTAATGTTCAACCTCATTCAGGTTCACAAGCAAACCAAGCTGCAATGTTAGCACTTATTAGCCCAGGCGATACGATTTTAGGTATGGGCTTACCTCATGGTGGTCACTTAACCCATGGCTCTAAGGTTAATTTTTCAGGCAAGTTATTTAATGCCATTCAATATGGCCTTGATTTAGAGACAGGTGATATTGACTATAAAGAAGTTGAGCGTTTAGCCAAAGAACATCAACCAAAGCTAATTATTGCTGGATTCTCAGCATTTTCAGGTGTCGCTGATTGGCAAAAATTTAGAGAGATTGCAGATTCAGTTGGTGCTTACTTAATGGTAGATATGGCACATGTTGCAGGTTTAATTGCAGCTGGTCTTTATCCGAATCCTGTACCTGTTGCTGATGTTGTCACTACAACAACACATAAAACGTTACGTGGTCCAAGAGGTGGGTTAATCTTAGCAAAAAGCAATCCTGAAATTGAGAAGAAATTAAATTCTGTTGTATTTCCTGGTACACAAGGTGGGCCATTAATGCATGTGATCGCAGCAAAAGCTGTTGCATTTAAAGAAGCATTATCGCCTGAGTTTAAAGACTATCAACAACAAGTAATGCATAATGCCAAAAAAATGGTTGAGGTATTAAAATCACGTGGTTATCAAGTTGTCTCTGGTGGTACTGAAAATCATTTATGCTTAATTGATTTAACGGACAAAGGTATTACAGGAAAAGAAGCAGAAGCCGCATTAGGTCGAGCGAATATCACAGTGAATAAAAATACCGTCCCCAATGAGCAGCGCTCTCCATTTGTTACTTCTGGATTACGTGTGGGAACACCTGCAATTACAACGCGTGGTTTTAAAGAAGATGAAGTCGAATTAATGACAAATTGGATGTGTGATATTTTAGATAACTTAGAAAATGAAGATAAGTTGATGGAAGTGAAGCAAAATGTATTAACACTTTGTGAAAAATTCCCAGTTTATCATTAA
- a CDS encoding succinate dehydrogenase assembly factor 2: MSEENKQLDRIRWAARRGMLELDLVLKPYVEHHYLNATEKEKDAFHQLLACEDQELFGWFIQSKPVDKAHQKMVEIILEAKKNSF; encoded by the coding sequence ATGTCAGAAGAAAACAAACAATTAGATCGTATTCGTTGGGCTGCTCGTCGAGGCATGTTAGAGTTAGATTTAGTACTTAAACCTTATGTAGAACATCATTATCTAAACGCAACAGAAAAAGAAAAGGATGCATTCCATCAATTATTAGCTTGTGAGGATCAGGAGCTTTTTGGTTGGTTTATCCAGTCAAAACCAGTTGATAAAGCACATCAGAAAATGGTTGAAATCATATTAGAAGCTAAGAAAAATTCATTCTGA
- a CDS encoding TVP38/TMEM64 family protein: MKRLKKLLPLIILIILLVIAYFLDLQKYFSFSYLQEQHVALAQWTETHFLLASMIFCVCYIIAVAISIPGASFLTITGGFLFGVVLGSIYVVISATIGAVIIFLAAKTALGSWFEKKASSYKLDKFAHGFEENAFSYLLVLRLVPLFPFWLVNIVPALFNIRTSIYTLSTFLGIIPGSIVYVLVGNGISSVIAENKTPNFGIIFEPYILAPLIGLAILSLIPVVYKKIKARSKLNANKES, encoded by the coding sequence ATGAAACGCTTAAAAAAATTACTCCCTTTAATAATCTTAATTATTCTATTGGTTATTGCTTATTTTCTTGATTTACAAAAATATTTCTCCTTTAGTTACTTACAAGAACAACACGTAGCACTAGCTCAATGGACTGAAACGCATTTTCTTTTAGCTTCTATGATATTTTGTGTTTGTTATATTATTGCCGTTGCTATTTCTATTCCAGGTGCTTCATTTCTAACCATTACAGGTGGTTTTTTATTTGGTGTTGTATTGGGAAGCATTTATGTTGTCATTAGCGCAACGATTGGTGCTGTTATTATTTTTCTAGCAGCTAAAACAGCACTTGGTAGCTGGTTTGAGAAAAAAGCTTCCAGTTATAAACTCGATAAGTTTGCTCATGGGTTTGAAGAAAATGCGTTTAGCTATTTATTAGTATTAAGACTTGTACCATTATTTCCATTTTGGTTAGTTAATATTGTCCCTGCTTTATTTAATATTCGTACTTCTATCTATACACTATCTACTTTTTTAGGCATTATACCTGGTAGTATCGTCTATGTTTTAGTTGGTAATGGTATTTCTTCTGTTATTGCTGAAAATAAAACACCCAATTTTGGCATTATCTTTGAGCCTTATATCCTTGCGCCATTAATTGGCCTTGCTATTTTATCGCTAATACCTGTTGTTTATAAAAAGATTAAAGCTAGGAGTAAACTTAATGCCAACAAAGAAAGTTGA
- a CDS encoding class I SAM-dependent methyltransferase → MNNKLNNNQDPAPIDWNAISLPDSWSDQYRLSNPLSLCKVLSMMVKKKKRQKVQLPDKLVGKDIIPTYAQQEFHNLPNGNYSNTLATGYIKGFDIAMLGKMKQSRKQIAQALKSCQSVLDIGCGGARTTQSIFESGVNDIWGIDISPYLLKQAAINNPGIKFIHAKAEDLPFRDERFDGISCCYVLHEIPPKYISQALDEIHRVLKPSGLCIFVEPSPIHYYGQYWKLFKQYGFKGAYFRFLSHFVYEPFVKSWHKLDFESLLVNKSFDIIETIKETPNYLWVVRKKG, encoded by the coding sequence ATGAATAATAAGCTCAATAACAATCAAGATCCCGCTCCAATAGATTGGAATGCAATATCATTACCCGATAGCTGGAGTGATCAGTATAGGCTTTCTAATCCGCTTAGTTTATGTAAAGTTTTATCAATGATGGTGAAGAAAAAAAAACGCCAAAAGGTTCAATTACCTGACAAACTCGTTGGCAAAGATATTATACCAACCTATGCTCAACAAGAGTTTCATAACCTACCTAATGGTAATTATTCCAATACTTTAGCAACAGGTTATATCAAAGGGTTTGATATAGCAATGCTTGGCAAAATGAAACAATCAAGAAAACAAATTGCTCAAGCACTTAAATCTTGTCAAAGTGTTTTGGATATCGGCTGTGGTGGCGCTAGAACAACACAATCTATTTTTGAATCAGGTGTTAATGATATATGGGGGATTGATATTAGTCCCTATTTACTTAAACAAGCAGCCATAAATAATCCAGGTATTAAGTTTATTCATGCAAAAGCTGAAGATTTACCCTTTCGAGATGAACGCTTTGATGGTATTTCATGTTGTTATGTATTACATGAAATTCCACCTAAATATATCAGCCAAGCTTTAGATGAAATTCATCGAGTTTTAAAACCAAGTGGTTTATGCATCTTTGTTGAACCATCGCCTATCCACTATTATGGTCAATACTGGAAATTATTCAAACAATATGGATTTAAGGGAGCTTACTTTCGATTTCTATCACATTTTGTTTATGAGCCATTTGTCAAAAGCTGGCATAAATTAGATTTTGAATCATTATTAGTGAATAAATCATTTGATATTATTGAAACGATTAAAGAGACACCCAATTATTTATGGGTGGTTAGGAAAAAGGGTTAA